The following are encoded in a window of Limibacter armeniacum genomic DNA:
- a CDS encoding chitobiase/beta-hexosaminidase C-terminal domain-containing protein: MPYTASNGRLFLDSRTIELKNMNDNVAIHYTLDGSIPTEKSPLYTGGFTIKETAVLKAIAIKNGYEPSRLLETKFTKAIFNSGGELPSIQRNYTVRSKYDNGENGLLDGQYGSENLHDGRWAGVVRENLEAVVDLGKATTIESLELGFLINTSSWLFPPQKVTYYTSENGKDFIEVGSVVNNMPETHPKIHIERYTKKLQQATTTRYIKVIAKPFDAIPAWHMGAGNNPWIFADELVIE, from the coding sequence ATGCCTTATACAGCATCCAACGGCAGGCTCTTTCTTGACAGTCGTACCATTGAGCTGAAAAACATGAATGATAATGTAGCGATTCATTATACATTGGATGGCTCCATTCCAACAGAAAAATCTCCACTTTACACAGGAGGATTCACTATTAAGGAAACAGCTGTATTAAAGGCAATAGCCATTAAAAATGGTTACGAGCCAAGCAGGTTACTTGAAACAAAATTCACTAAAGCCATTTTCAATAGTGGTGGTGAGCTCCCTAGTATCCAAAGAAACTATACGGTACGCTCAAAATATGATAATGGCGAAAATGGACTACTGGACGGTCAGTATGGCAGTGAAAACCTGCATGACGGCAGATGGGCAGGGGTTGTACGTGAAAACCTTGAAGCTGTAGTTGACTTGGGCAAAGCAACAACTATTGAAAGCCTTGAACTAGGTTTCCTAATCAATACAAGCTCATGGCTTTTTCCTCCTCAAAAAGTCACCTATTACACTTCAGAGAATGGTAAAGACTTTATTGAAGTTGGTAGTGTTGTAAACAATATGCCTGAAACTCATCCTAAGATTCATATTGAACGATATACAAAGAAATTACAACAAGCAACCACTACAAGATATATTAAAGTGATAGCAAAACCATTTGATGCTATACCTGCATGGCATATGGGAGCAGGTAACAACCCATGGATATTTGCTGATGAACTTGTGATCGAGTAA
- a CDS encoding GH92 family glycosyl hydrolase: protein MKRHILTGWLLLLSYTLMGQQLTDYVNPFIGSSNYGATNPGAIVPRGMVSVVPFNTAGKQNKLDKDSDWVSFPYLHENTFFTGFSHVNLSGVGCPDLGVLLLMPTTGELSASPEVYGSTYTHEQAHPAYYSNILSKYNIKTEVTATQRTGISRFTFPAGKSNVLLNLGQGLTNESGAMYKVVSDSEVEGMRMVGGFCYNNSEAAYPVYFVMKVSKPADRFGGWTQHKKIEGIEANWAGSYNGKVRWKNEDYSTVLGDSIGVYFSYDFEEQTQVEVKVGVSYVSIENARENLQKEVGEQTFDLIHQQGQKAWEKALSSIKVEGGTKDDKTIFYTALYHTLIHPNVFNDVNGEYLKVGSHQTGNSKHDRYTVFSLWDTYRCMNQLMTLLYPEQQLDMVRSMLEMYDENGWLPKWELNSTETFTMVGDPAAAVIADTYTKGLHDFNAEKAMEAMLKSAYKGETETNPLRPGIADYEKHGYLPADLEIGKDAHLHGTVSTTLEYCIADFGIAQMAKAMGKENIYKEFIKRSRNYQNLYDKQTGLFRPKMANGEWHTPFDPKAGANFQANVGYIEGNAWQYSMMAPHDMPNVVKLMGGKKKFINHLQSLFDTEEFDMANEPDINYPFCFNYVKGEEHRTQTTVRNLIRKHFTNQPAGLPGNDDTGTMSAWLVFSMMGLYPDAPGVPHYTLSAPFFDKVTIQLSEAHYGGKVIEITADKSGENGVIQTILLNGKPYRNYFISHQELVNGANLHFDMKSSAK, encoded by the coding sequence ATGAAAAGACATATACTTACCGGATGGTTATTGCTTTTGAGCTATACCCTGATGGGGCAACAACTGACAGACTACGTCAACCCTTTTATCGGCTCTTCTAACTACGGAGCTACCAACCCTGGAGCCATTGTCCCAAGAGGAATGGTTTCGGTTGTCCCATTCAATACAGCTGGCAAGCAAAACAAGCTGGACAAAGATAGTGATTGGGTATCCTTCCCATATCTACATGAAAATACATTCTTCACAGGTTTCAGTCATGTAAACTTAAGCGGTGTAGGATGCCCTGACCTTGGCGTTCTTCTCCTAATGCCTACAACCGGAGAGCTTTCTGCATCTCCTGAGGTATATGGAAGTACTTACACCCATGAACAAGCTCATCCTGCCTACTATTCCAATATTCTTTCCAAATACAACATCAAGACAGAAGTAACCGCAACCCAACGTACAGGTATTTCCCGATTCACCTTCCCTGCTGGAAAAAGCAATGTGTTACTGAATTTGGGACAAGGGCTGACCAATGAAAGTGGAGCCATGTACAAGGTCGTTTCTGATTCCGAAGTGGAAGGCATGCGAATGGTAGGTGGTTTCTGCTACAACAATTCAGAAGCCGCATACCCAGTGTACTTTGTCATGAAAGTGTCAAAGCCTGCCGACAGGTTTGGGGGATGGACACAGCACAAAAAAATTGAAGGTATTGAAGCAAACTGGGCAGGTAGTTACAATGGCAAAGTCCGTTGGAAAAATGAAGACTACAGTACTGTATTAGGAGATAGTATCGGGGTTTATTTTTCTTATGACTTTGAGGAGCAGACACAGGTTGAAGTAAAAGTGGGTGTTTCTTATGTTTCTATAGAAAATGCCCGTGAGAATCTTCAAAAAGAAGTTGGTGAGCAGACATTTGACCTAATACATCAGCAAGGCCAAAAGGCTTGGGAAAAGGCACTTTCAAGTATCAAGGTTGAAGGTGGGACAAAAGATGACAAGACCATTTTTTACACGGCTCTTTACCACACTCTGATTCACCCCAATGTATTCAATGACGTCAATGGTGAGTACCTGAAAGTAGGCTCCCACCAGACAGGCAATAGCAAACATGACCGTTACACTGTCTTTTCCTTATGGGATACTTACCGCTGCATGAATCAGTTGATGACCTTGCTTTATCCTGAACAGCAATTGGACATGGTCAGGTCAATGCTTGAGATGTACGATGAAAACGGATGGCTTCCAAAATGGGAACTGAATTCGACTGAAACCTTTACAATGGTAGGAGACCCTGCTGCAGCTGTAATTGCAGACACTTACACCAAAGGACTACATGACTTCAATGCTGAAAAAGCAATGGAAGCAATGCTGAAAAGTGCTTATAAAGGAGAAACCGAAACCAACCCTTTACGTCCGGGAATTGCTGACTATGAAAAGCATGGTTATCTTCCTGCTGATCTTGAAATTGGTAAAGATGCACACCTCCATGGAACGGTATCCACCACATTGGAATATTGCATTGCTGATTTTGGTATTGCCCAAATGGCAAAAGCAATGGGAAAGGAAAATATTTACAAGGAGTTTATCAAGCGCTCCAGAAACTATCAAAACCTATACGACAAGCAAACAGGACTCTTCAGACCTAAGATGGCGAATGGAGAATGGCATACTCCATTTGACCCAAAAGCAGGAGCAAACTTCCAAGCCAATGTTGGCTATATTGAAGGCAATGCGTGGCAATACTCCATGATGGCACCTCATGACATGCCTAATGTTGTAAAGCTGATGGGGGGCAAAAAGAAGTTTATAAACCACCTCCAGTCGCTATTTGACACTGAAGAATTTGATATGGCTAATGAACCGGACATTAACTACCCGTTCTGTTTTAACTATGTAAAAGGAGAAGAACACAGAACACAAACAACCGTTCGCAACCTAATCAGAAAGCACTTCACTAATCAACCTGCCGGATTACCTGGCAATGATGATACAGGTACCATGTCAGCATGGCTGGTATTCTCTATGATGGGGCTTTACCCCGATGCCCCAGGAGTACCTCATTATACCTTGTCAGCTCCTTTCTTTGATAAGGTCACTATCCAGTTGAGTGAAGCGCATTATGGAGGAAAAGTCATTGAAATTACAGCAGACAAATCAGGAGAAAATGGCGTCATTCAAACTATATTGCTGAATGGAAAACCATATCGCAACTATTTTATTTCACATCAGGAATTAGTCAATGGTGCCAATTTACATTTTGACATGAAGTCATCAGCCAAGTAA
- a CDS encoding ROK family protein, producing the protein MSIFNDQRVVMTLDAGGTNFVFSAIQGGEQIVEPIQYPSNGHNLEKSLTTIIEGFELVRSKLDAEPVAISFAFPGPADYPKGIIKDLQNLSGFKGGVALGPMLERKFKLPVFINNDGDLYAYGEAIAGLLPQVNSQLAQKGIQHRYKNLVGITLGTGLGGGIVTDGRLLIGDNSLGGEIWIFRNRLEQEMNAEEGACIRAVQRYYAQETGIENPQSLSPKDIYEIGIGEQEGNQQAAILAFEKLGTVLGEVLSHLTTLVDGLIVIGGGLSGAYKLFMPAAIKEMQSHYQTAKGEAFPRLQANIYDLTNKDDLNGFYTTNEKAIKIPFTDEEIIYNPDAKVGVGVSTIGTSKAISIGAYAYALSKL; encoded by the coding sequence ATGAGCATTTTCAACGACCAAAGAGTAGTGATGACACTCGATGCAGGAGGAACAAACTTTGTTTTTTCTGCGATTCAGGGTGGTGAGCAAATAGTAGAACCTATTCAATATCCATCCAACGGACACAATCTGGAAAAAAGCCTTACCACTATCATTGAAGGCTTTGAGTTAGTCAGAAGTAAACTAGATGCTGAGCCTGTTGCCATCAGCTTTGCATTTCCTGGCCCAGCGGACTACCCTAAGGGAATTATCAAGGATTTACAAAACCTGAGCGGTTTCAAAGGAGGTGTTGCATTGGGACCCATGCTTGAACGAAAATTCAAGCTGCCTGTATTTATCAACAATGATGGAGACCTATATGCATACGGTGAAGCAATTGCTGGGCTACTTCCTCAAGTAAACAGTCAACTTGCACAGAAAGGGATCCAACATAGGTACAAAAACCTTGTGGGAATCACACTAGGTACAGGACTCGGAGGAGGAATTGTTACGGATGGAAGGCTCCTGATTGGTGATAACTCATTGGGTGGTGAAATCTGGATTTTCCGTAATAGGCTCGAACAAGAAATGAATGCAGAGGAAGGTGCTTGTATTCGTGCCGTACAACGTTATTATGCACAGGAAACCGGCATCGAAAATCCTCAATCGCTATCACCTAAAGATATCTACGAAATTGGTATTGGTGAACAGGAAGGGAATCAGCAGGCCGCAATTTTGGCTTTTGAAAAGCTAGGTACTGTATTGGGAGAAGTCTTGTCTCACTTGACCACTCTTGTAGATGGCCTGATTGTTATTGGTGGCGGACTATCCGGTGCTTACAAACTGTTTATGCCTGCTGCTATCAAAGAAATGCAAAGTCATTACCAGACTGCCAAAGGAGAAGCGTTTCCACGCTTGCAGGCTAACATTTATGACTTGACTAATAAAGACGATTTAAATGGTTTTTACACTACCAATGAGAAAGCCATCAAGATTCCTTTTACAGATGAGGAAATCATCTACAATCCTGATGCAAAAGTTGGAGTTGGAGTATCAACTATCGGCACCAGTAAAGCCATCAGTATAGGGGCCTATGCTTATGCCCTATCAAAGCTTTAG